The genomic segment TTGCTTATTTCTGACCCTAATGCATACAAAGATCATAAACCAAGAAAGGTTACTAAAAAGCGTTACCCTTCTACTGCCGCTTAACCGTTACCTATCTCCTGAAGTCATACCAAAATATTTTATGAAAAAAATAATAATCTCCTTCCTGATCATTTCTTGCTTCTCTTTATATGGAAATGATGAATCAAAAGAAAATGAGATAAAAAATAATGAAAAAGATTTAAACAAAATCTATCTTAGGAGAAATTCTACCAATTACAGTGCCACTGAATAATATATCTATCGATCTTTGTTTCCATTTACCAATATTAATGATACAAACAATTTCAATTACAATACTTTCGGCTATCAGAGATTTATTAAAAATTCGAAATTGAGTTTAGAAACTAATTTCTTTGAAAACAAAAAAACTAGTATGGAGACTCAATCGTTACGTTTCATCCCTAGAAATGATCCATTCGTTTCTTATGGCAATTTAGGAACTTATTATAGAACTGAATCTAATTTTCTGATTCACTATCATTTCAGAGAAAACAGAATCTCTACTTTCGCCGGAATTCAACAAATAAAGAGTAATTTGTCTCAAAGTTCGACTTATTATTTCAATTATGATTTTAGTCAAAATTTCAAAGGAGTTACTTTCGGACTAAATCTTGAGACTCCTCGTATTTATAGTTTTTATTTAAATCTAGGCTTTAAACATTCAATGTTATATGGAAATATAAGTTTAAATTATTCTATAGTTGAAAATGCTAGATTGATTAACTTTTCCATTTATAAAGACAATGTTTTTACTAAATATTTTCTTAATGAATATAAAATTGCGTTGGGATATGAAATTAATGAATCTACTATTCTATCGATTGGTTTAATTGAACAATTTGCAAGAATTTCAGAAGATAGAAGTAAATTGCAAGGTTATTCAACCGAGCAAACGATTCAACTCAGGACTCTGTTTAATAGTTTTGTTTCTTTTGAATCATTTGCAAATACATTCATTTCTCTCTCTCGAACTTTTTAAACGGCGTATAACTGCGGCTGACACGCTCCGCTCGGGACTTGCGCCCTCACTCGGTCTGCGAAATGTTTCTATTGTATGACTCAGGACATAGGTAACACTTTCTGGTTTCTCATCCCCTAGAACACCTTTATAGGAGGGCTATGGGAATGCCTTGGAAAGAGAATCAGGTCGTGCATTTAAGATTAGAATTCGTTATGGCGAGCTTTGAGAAAGGTATCAATTTCACTAGAGCTCTGTGCAGAATATGATAAATCGATAAAGTGTGGATACAAATGGAAAGAAAGGTTTCTGACTGAGGGAAAGGCTGGGCTTCTCGACAAGAAGAGAATTCCTAAGAACTCGCC from the Leptospira ryugenii genome contains:
- a CDS encoding leucine zipper domain-containing protein → MRKVSISLELCAEYDKSIKCGYKWKERFLTEGKAGLLDKKRIPKNSPKKFPRM